The Antennarius striatus isolate MH-2024 chromosome 8, ASM4005453v1, whole genome shotgun sequence nucleotide sequence CGCTTCGATGAAAATAACGAAAAAAGCACGATAGACATTATTAACGATAATTTACAACGGACTGCAGGAATGCATCCAAACCAAACCTAAACAGTAAACGTTAGTCATACTGATACAAATAGTGTCAAGCTGCGCTTGCCGACTAATTTCTGGTGAAAACAGCCCCTAAAGTCTTAAACATCAGAGGAAATATCGAGGTGCAATTGACACGTCACAATGAAAACTTTCCTACAGAAAATTAGGTACTTCTGCCCTGGAAGTTATATTTTCAGTTCTGCTTGTTAGGCAGACATCAGTAAGTAAAAACGTTCTGGTTCTTATTCAATCAAATCTAGAGTGTGGATGATTTGATTGGACAGGATCCAGGAATGCATGGATCCAAGGAATTGTGTGCAGCAATGATCGCGGTGATACCCTCACAGTGTGTTGTTCTACTATTTGTCCAGTAGGTGGCGGAAATCTATTACTGTAATGACCGCCAGATCAAAATTCTTGATCCACGCagactagcgggaacccgtggaaattccacgataaaacaataatatcagaaaagacaaatggaagttccataatttagctaatgtatataatgtacagtgtttttttttgtcaacaactgcatgcgTGTAACATCTTActtgagttgagcagtcctgaaatcgctgggaaaaggcacgaagTTGAGgtacgcagttctcctgcctcgtggtagggggcgctggtgatcccgaGGATacctcttcctcggccgtagaagaagtaacagtaaactacaatctaGTATAGTCAGCAAGTCgagtacagccattcatttgtttccgCCTGCCTTGCCTTTCTATAAAAATGGTGGATTACATATCtaaactcaattttttttttctccgacgcttttgttcagaaggagctgtgcatggacttcatttataagtaaacacaacattaagtttttgatgatgtaactttcCAGAGTTGGTAACATGCTGTTGCGAGAgttggacaccaggaaccaaaaccagcaggacgtTCATTACAGTGCCGACGCCATCCTGACCTCCATTGAGTCTGTAATCTGGCGGTGAGACTTCTCAAAAGCATCCgtacagaatgagatcacagcagggattcagctcgtcttcatcggaGGAGCATTAATAAACTCAAGAGTCtgcaacagaaacacaactggacggTCTGACgatgtttccttgttgttttggccatagATCGGTTGTTGATTGCGTACATGagcaaggctggaaggaaaCGTAATAAACGTGAAAAGCGAAGCTttgatttcatcttttttaGTTTGCCCATTTATTTGATGACGATACGacagcatttagaaaagttttcaccccCTGCTGTTTGCAAATGGATAAacttcacaaataaaagtgTCCTTTTTGGCCGAAGCAGTCATTGTGTAAACGGATATATTTTTTGCATACCCcgcattcattggctctggctaagtagtacttctccTTTTGTGACTCAATCcgttcctctctttcagtcggaCTTTCACTCAGAACTGTTTGCTGTTTTCGGTCTCGTTCccgctgtttggactctgctcaaaaacatgaaaattgttggaagtTGAgacactaaaattatgttaactgggaagtccatgtatagttatttcttctcctaacatagcagatgtaTTATGCCATATTGtccacgtgattccttctggcagatgcggcGTGATCGGTTGTgagcttgattgacaggtagtgggtggagttggtgacagtgacagcgtgagacttttcaagtgagcttgagagagagaagagagagcagAACCTGAAGATGtctattctatttattttgttttatttaataataataaaagacatAGGTCCTAACCAGTTAAAGCACATGatctgttgaagaaaaaaaggaaacatctAACCAAAATGGCTTCAGAAAGTTAGACGGCCTTAGTGCTCACCCAGGAGAAATGCTGCTGTCTGTTTTACTGGAAGTGTGGTAAAAAATTTCAGACAGGAGCAATTTGTAAATgttggtgtaaaaaaattggaaattaAGTACTCCGtatgtttaataaaatacacGTATTTGGATGTGAACAGGAAGAAAAACTAGTGGAGCACAAAAAAGATTTAACAAATAAACGGattacttttctttttacatatGTAACTTGATTTATAGATCTGGTATTCTCTTCAATTAATGATTATGTACCAATCTGATTATTAGCATCactaaatgaaaacaaagtgtTTCTGCAGTCTTTAATGACTACTTGGGTCCTCCAAAATAAGAGCGTAGGTGTAAACTTAAATAGGTACAGTATaatcattattactattgtaaaatataatatataaaacataataCTAAGAacttaattcaattaaaatagAACTTTAAAATAGAGGATCTTAAAATACATAGAATACAGATCTGTAATATAGAAAACATAGGACAGGGGGAACAATGGGTTAACAGATTCAAGTACTTAATATTGTTGGAACGTTTTGTATCATAGTGTTTTGTTGGTGTCTACTTCCACCCAATTACACCAAACTGCTGTCAGCTCATTTCCACCCACTAGTCCAAACTTGTAACATCTAAAGTGCTACATAAATAATGAGTGATGAAatggtgaaataaataatgGTTTGTGCTAGAATGTTATCAGTAAAATTTTCTTCCATGTGCATTTTTAGCCTACCTTGTACAGTCAtggcagcaacaaaaaaaatctgcagacACCAACCTCTTGAGTGCTGAACTGGTATTAGTCAGTCAAGTAGCAACTAATAAAATAAACCGTTCTTTATGCAAAGGTACCATTTAAAAGACAAGCGGGGAAAAGAACAAAGCAGATTATACAAGTCTGTCATTATTCAGTCAGCAGGATCAaatcattaataaaaatgaGTTATCAGATGAGATcatcagcaaaaataaaactactgGAAATCAGTACATCATCTGAAGAGCAGCACATGACAGAGGTGCAGCTAGAGAGACTTAAACAATTGAGAGACTGCAGATTTTGATTAGTTGCTGACAGCAACTTAGCAAGCGCACGTAGCAAACATGGACACATAAATTTTAATACATAAGACACgtaaaattcaataattttattgaatgaaaacagaaagcaaGAATCCTAATCACAGAAggaaatattgaaaaaataatagAGACACATGAAAATGTCCATAGTGTATttatatacaaaatatatttatatgcacatttatttagcattttctttttacagacATGAGCTTAAAtttcaggaataaacttttgaTTTCAAACagtctggttttttttgttgttgttaatgttaatgattAACGTCACTGTTCTAGTGAGCACACCTGTATTTCAATGAGACTGCTTTTAACCTGAAGGGTATTTCCTGCTAACCTGTTTGGTGAACAAACAGGTTTGATATAAAAAGTCTTGACCTCACCGAAGACAAGAAGAGGAACACAAATATATGTTTTCTTATTCCAAAATAGCAAGTAaatatcagacagacagacagaagtgcGACCAGCACACTACGGATGTTTCTTGGAGGCAAGAAACAGGATATGAAATTAGCTTGTGTTTAAAGTTCATGAGACAGTGAGGGTTTAAAGTGGCCTTAAGGGCACTCTGTTTGACGGATTATTCTAAAAcgactaaaaaaacaaaacaataaaatacaaaaagtaaCAAAACCAAATTTTCTTAATCACAAATAAGGTGAATATAACTTCAAGGTGAATCACAACAAATATAACCATTCTAGCTGCGGAATTACACAATTTTACTGTAATCAGAATATTACAACAATCATGCAATTTTGAATTTATCAAATACCAGGACAATATCTGTACATCATTATAATATTCATGTATTATCCAACAACAATTTAGAGTCAGTCCTTAGTGTTGAAAACTACTTAAACTTTAACAAACTCATTTTAAGGAATGTTTTCTGAATTGTTGCTGTAGTTTGcttaacattttataaaagtttGAAATCACAGGTAATACATGTGACACCTTTCATGATTTACATAAAATCAAAAGGGAATGTTTCTTGAACTCCACTACTCTTTCTGGATGAGCTGCATACAGGGTAGGGCGGTCAAGTAATATAGCTTAATACTttgctacatttttttttatttttatgaatctGTTCAAAGGGTATTGCTGCTTGTAAGATCCTTACAAAATCTGAAATCACAGTAAAATGAAAACTATAGAAATATAAATCTGTAAAATCACAGTGATGTCAATCATATTTAtctagaaaacacaaacagagattACAAAACCAGTTACAAAAAGTTGTTTTACCACCAACAGCCAAGAGATTTATCAGCTCTTtaaagacattatttttttctggcaattaGCTCATGGTTCAGGCTTCAAGCTATGATCCTATCGTTGTTGCATTTCCAAGGTCACAGCTGAACCTGTCAGTTGTGACCTTGATAATAATTCCCTGCTTTTAACTGTTCATCACTGATTtagaaatcatttttaatggatttaaaCAACAAgtgctttttcatttcaattatttaCTCACAGTTCCTCTGATTAATACCCAGTAATACCCACCAGAAGGAGAAGTGCAAGGTCAGTGAAAAATTTAGCAAACAAGGAAGTGATGTCCAGCAGGTTCGCACGTTCATGGAATTTGTTCAGCCTCCTGCACGCACTGTTTTtgtacagagagagacagacaaaaaaattccacatgacactttagaaacagaaagaaatgctCCTGCTGTAATGGTATACTCtgtcagaggttttggataACAGACTGTTTTGTTAACGCATAACACTCTCAATTGTTCGCACACTTATCATTTACCTTAGCCACGCCATCGTCACACCGACAGTCAACTGCAGAATGATTTAAGACAAGGTCTGATTAGAATGttagtttttaaaaaggtgtttttgaaaaaagcaaaaaatatttattcattattcaaaataattcgaaacactttttgtttttcttactttcttcATCGGCCATTTCACATGTATGGACTCTGAGATGACGACCTGGAAGAAATTGACGATATGTGTGACCCTACTATAGAAGTAATGACAGTAGCATACTATAAGTGAATAAAATATGACTCTGCGTACATGTAAGGTGTAAAAACCCAGAAGAAGCCCAGTTTTACACAAATCATACAAACACTAGCTCAAAACCTTTTCCTCATGCAGAACACGCCACATTACTATCCCAGTTAGTCATGGGTTAGAAAGTGTTTTTCTTCCGTCATCAACACTGGTTCCAGCTGAGCATATGGACACTTTAAGCACGCCGGTAGGAGTACATGCTCCTACATGCTTGGAATGTCATGGGAAGCTGTGGTGAGTGCAATGATTCTCCAGGATAAACTACAGCTTTCCTGACACGGGCCACAATCCTCCACGATGTTTCTTGCGCAATTACGGAAAATTTTAagattcattattaaaaaaaggtCATTAAGTACAAGATGTCAAaataatttccaaaaaaaaaaagcaggaaaatatCAAAATTTGTTAATCTTTTGTGTCCATTAaactaaaaaggaaaaacttATTGGTTCATTTTTTAACAAATGCACAGCGGTCGAAGAGTTTCAAGATCGATATGAACAGTTTATCCATAAGGTATGTTAACATGCACCTCCATGGTGAATACCAGTCCAGAAAAGGAATTAACAGTGTGCACACATCCACTTTTATTGTCTACATGTTTTTATTACCGTGAAAAAATTGAGAGCACTATTGCACAATGCAAACGTTTTCTCCCAACTGTTAACACTTCTCTCAATGGATACTTCGCTTAACCCAACCCAGCAATGAATTACGGTGTACTTTCCCATTCTGAATGATATGGATACTTGCCAAGGGCACTTCAGGTTTTTCCACCTACACCTATTAATGTCTCAAGTCTACTTCTATTGTGTGATCATTTCCCATAAAAAGCCTCACCGCTCATGGAAAGCCCCTGAGGAAATTCAACACTACGCACATTAATGTGTCAGCATTAAATTACAATAACAAACAGAAATTGATTTCAAATACCATAATAATAGAGATAATGTTAATACTGTTTACAACCTCAGCAATACAACAAGGCACCACTCACTTATTTTTGTTATCGCTTAAAAGGCTTCAATTTCCAAACTGTATTAAAGATGAGTCAGGTGCCTCCATATTACTATCGACAATGACAATGTTCCATTATTGCACATTTATTAGTTTGATTGTCAATTATGTACAAAATGTTAATGCCACTTAAACTAGTTCCTGAGAAGATGCAGGGAATGGCAAATTAAAGtaaagtttttaaatatttttgcgTGTTAACATGCATAAGGAAACTCACTGGTTAACTTTgaacaaatgtaaaatgtgGGGTCAGCATGGGTACTCACGTTGTGATCGCCTTCTGTAATAtaccagcaccagcagcagtCCTACAATCAGCGATCCAATAACCACCAGAGGAGCGACGACTTTGGAGATGGGATTCAGACTTTCACCTGCCCCCTGCCCTGAACGaatcacatttaaataacaaatgttAATGCTTTAAGTCTTGACAAAGATAATAGTAAAGGTGTATACATGCACTGTTGAGAAGTGATTTGTCGATTTTTAAATCTGGACACATCATAGACACATTTATAGCACTATGATTTGAAATAATTCCACATGGATCGCATACTTCTTGTGATCGTGAGGTCATTATGTCCTGAACACTGCTTTTCATGcaacaataaatattaaataataatacataaaaatatcaataacaaaaacaataacataaaTTAAGTTTGCCTTTGATCGCTCAATATGCTGAGATGCAACTTAATTAATCAAGAGTATGCCTACATTAAAGTATGCGTTACAGTAAAAGAATGTCAAGTATTACTTCTGGAAACACTGGGAGTATGAGTACCTTGACAAAGGACCTCATCACCTAACCTAAAAGGTCATGTCAACGgctatttatgtgtgtgaaacatGTCTCCTTTGCAGTCATAAAATAGTTTATTGGTGACAAGATTCTTTCACTGGTTTTGGTATTTTCTCTGGCTCTACAAACACACTGTCAGCTTCCTGCCACTGTTACGAATCAAGAGCATATCACTGCAGGACCAAACCATTCTAAGTTTCTATGGTGGgtttgaaaaataatattaagaGACCTGAAATGTTTCATCGGATAACTGAGGTTATAttcattgtgttgtgtttatctgtgtaAACTCCTGTCTTCATGACATTTCAAATtggttgttttcatttcacatttaaaatgtgattgaaaTTAATGTGTGATTTGTCATCGTGTCAAGCAGAGCGAAGTCAAAGAGCCTGCAACTACATTTACCTTCAGCATGTCCACCCAAAACACCATTGGATGCTTCTGGTACGTTAAATTGGACTTCGTCCTGTTTGCCTTCACTTGCGTTGAACACTGCACAGGTATATTTGGACGATACGGATCCTTGCTTCAAAGTCAGCTTGCTAGAAAGTTGAAACAGACCACTTTCTGTCTTCATCACTtctatttcatcattttttatcCGCGTATCTCTTTCATCAAACCAACGAAGTTGACCTTTTGGGTAGCCACCTTCAGATTTACACACCAAGGTCCCATCAGTATTTTGATTAGTGGTCTCGGGGAGGGAGATTATGGTAGGTTTACTGTATTTAGCTGAAAAATTAGAACAAaattaataatacattaatatagCCACAAAATTCAACAATAGATTATTACAAAATGATTTACTTGACATTGGACAGCACAATAAATAATAGAATAGTGAAAATTAAGATTATGATTGGTAATCTTAGCGGAGTAGAAAGAaccctccaaaaaaaagaaaaagatgacaaCTGAGTTCACAAGATTCAGTATAACAATTTGAAAGTCAGGGAAAGTCTCCCAATCCTAAAACAATCTTTATTTCATCAAGGTCAGAAAGTCTCACCTGTAACACTAAGACTGCTGGAGCCAGGTTCACTTGGACCACTGACTGTTGCCACCTCACATGTATAACTTCCCTGGTGCTGTAGGGTAGTGTCAGAGATGAGCAAGGacacattcatgtttttgtcattccAGGATGGGTCTGCAAATGAATAGCCCTCCAGTTGGTTAATGATTTTCCCCTTGTGAAAGACCAGTAAGGCCTCCTCAAAGCCGTCTTTCTTCCAAGCGACCATCCGGATTTGTGGGGCTGCTCCAACTTGGCTGGGTTTGACGACACATTCCAGCAGGGACTTCTGACCA carries:
- the zgc:174863 gene encoding butyrophilin subfamily 2 member A2, which codes for MAFTWILLISTAICHIVGNSAFEIVECKTGSVGEYGQKSLLECVVKPSQVGAAPQIRMVAWKKDGFEEALLVFHKGKIINQLEGYSFADPSWNDKNMNVSLLISDTTLQHQGSYTCEVATVSGPSEPGSSSLSVTAKYSKPTIISLPETTNQNTDGTLVCKSEGGYPKGQLRWFDERDTRIKNDEIEVMKTESGLFQLSSKLTLKQGSVSSKYTCAVFNASEGKQDEVQFNVPEASNGVLGGHAEGQGAGESLNPISKVVAPLVVIGSLIVGLLLVLVYYRRRSQRRHLRVHTCEMADEEIDCRCDDGVAKCVQEAEQIP